One stretch of Candidatus Bathyarchaeia archaeon DNA includes these proteins:
- a CDS encoding cation diffusion facilitator family transporter: MTHQHQPKPDSLSEMHEYRGVAKNRLALAMGITGAVMVLEVLGSVITGSLALGSDAGHMFTHLFALAISFVAITLACKKPCHHRTYGFYRVEILAALFNSIFLFAVTGYILFEGIVRLLNPQPVVGFEMLVVALFGLAANGLSILILRGSVKSDLNVRSAFLHMFADTASSVAIIFGAVIVTYTDWYLIDPLLGIGISVLIFVWAWGLFKDSVNVLLETAPKGMDSDDISATLKKQLPEITQISDMHIWEITSDMYSFTAHIQIAGLDYAKSKEVLERINRVLDEKYGIRHTTIQLEPTDN; encoded by the coding sequence ATGACGCATCAGCATCAGCCTAAGCCCGATTCCCTCTCTGAAATGCATGAGTACCGAGGCGTAGCCAAAAACCGCCTTGCCTTAGCCATGGGCATCACAGGCGCGGTTATGGTCTTGGAGGTATTAGGCAGCGTCATAACCGGCAGCTTAGCGTTGGGCAGCGACGCAGGCCACATGTTCACCCACCTGTTCGCTTTAGCAATAAGCTTTGTCGCCATAACCTTAGCCTGCAAAAAACCCTGCCACCACCGCACATACGGCTTCTACCGCGTAGAAATTTTGGCGGCGCTCTTCAACAGCATCTTTCTCTTTGCCGTAACCGGCTACATCCTGTTTGAGGGCATTGTTCGCCTGCTAAACCCGCAGCCAGTTGTCGGGTTTGAAATGCTCGTTGTGGCTTTGTTTGGGTTAGCGGCAAACGGGTTAAGCATCCTAATTCTGCGAGGCAGCGTAAAAAGTGACCTGAACGTTCGCAGCGCGTTTCTACACATGTTTGCCGACACCGCCTCTTCAGTGGCGATAATTTTTGGGGCAGTCATTGTTACATACACTGACTGGTACCTCATTGACCCTCTGCTGGGAATTGGCATTTCGGTGCTAATTTTTGTCTGGGCATGGGGGCTCTTCAAAGACTCCGTGAACGTGCTTTTGGAAACCGCACCCAAAGGCATGGACAGCGATGACATAAGTGCCACACTCAAAAAGCAGCTCCCAGAAATTACCCAAATCTCGGACATGCACATCTGGGAAATCACTTCCGACATGTACTCTTTCACGGCGCACATTCAAATCGCTGGCTTAGATTACGCAAAATCCAAAGAAGTTCTGGAAAGAATAAACAGGGTACTGGACGAGAAATATGGCATTCGGCACACCACTATCCAGCTGGAACCCACAGACAACTAA
- a CDS encoding TldD/PmbA family protein, with product MAALNKDELLALAENAVKVALQRGAAEAEAFAYDGNATSVGIERGQIVKTSKIFDKGIGIRVQVNKAIGFAYTNIADSSAVEDVILKALAAAKANKPDKNWNGLPEKKSYPTPKNMFDPEIMALRSEDLVDLASRMLDASVEADKRVFPIEGGAGAGYVSNAVANSNGVLGFDAGTAVECSLATLAQDGNAVTPVCFEFNSERSLSVDPEWVGKEAARIALSSLKPKHIQTKNYQLIFTQFALQELLYYTLINAVKADSVERNQSPFKDKVGSQVASDAITIIDDGLLAGGMRTGKFDAEGFPHQKTPIIKDGILQGFLYDSYTAKKQGKESTGNASRAGYLSTPSIEPTNFHLLPGTKSAEQLLCEVDDGLLVSYLQGAHSSNPVSGEFSVVATPAWKIRKGKIEHATQGVMLAGNIFELLKNVAALGCNERKMGQLVAPWLLVENVRVIGT from the coding sequence GTGGCAGCGCTTAACAAAGACGAACTGCTGGCTTTGGCAGAGAACGCCGTAAAAGTTGCCCTACAGCGAGGCGCGGCAGAAGCGGAAGCTTTCGCCTACGATGGTAACGCAACAAGCGTCGGCATCGAACGAGGACAGATTGTTAAGACCTCAAAGATTTTCGATAAAGGGATTGGTATACGGGTTCAGGTGAACAAAGCCATAGGCTTCGCATACACAAACATCGCTGACAGTTCGGCAGTTGAGGATGTTATCCTGAAGGCGCTGGCGGCAGCCAAGGCAAATAAACCCGACAAAAACTGGAACGGGCTCCCCGAAAAGAAATCCTACCCCACGCCAAAAAACATGTTCGACCCCGAAATCATGGCGCTCCGCTCGGAGGACCTTGTGGATTTGGCTTCCCGCATGCTTGACGCCTCAGTGGAAGCGGACAAGCGGGTTTTCCCCATTGAAGGCGGCGCAGGCGCAGGCTACGTCTCAAACGCCGTGGCTAACTCGAATGGTGTTTTGGGTTTTGACGCGGGCACAGCCGTGGAATGCAGCTTGGCAACGCTTGCCCAAGATGGAAACGCGGTGACGCCCGTATGCTTTGAATTCAACTCGGAACGCAGCCTCAGTGTGGACCCTGAGTGGGTGGGTAAAGAAGCCGCACGCATCGCCCTCTCCTCGTTAAAGCCCAAACATATACAAACCAAAAACTACCAACTCATATTCACCCAATTCGCCCTCCAAGAACTCCTCTATTACACGCTGATTAACGCGGTGAAAGCTGACAGCGTGGAGCGCAACCAGTCGCCCTTCAAAGACAAAGTCGGCAGCCAAGTCGCCTCAGACGCAATAACCATAATCGACGACGGCTTGCTCGCAGGCGGGATGCGCACAGGCAAATTCGACGCCGAAGGTTTCCCCCACCAGAAAACTCCAATAATCAAAGACGGAATCCTCCAAGGCTTCCTCTACGACAGCTACACCGCCAAAAAGCAGGGCAAAGAAAGCACCGGCAACGCCTCACGCGCAGGCTACCTCTCCACGCCCAGCATCGAACCCACAAACTTCCACCTCCTACCCGGAACCAAATCCGCCGAGCAGCTTCTTTGCGAAGTTGACGATGGCTTACTGGTTTCGTACCTGCAGGGTGCCCACAGCAGCAACCCCGTCAGCGGCGAATTCTCCGTTGTCGCAACACCCGCGTGGAAAATCCGCAAAGGCAAAATTGAGCATGCAACGCAGGGTGTGATGCTTGCGGGAAACATCTTTGAGTTACTCAAGAACGTTGCTGCCTTGGGGTGCAATGAGCGGAAGATGGGGCAGTTGGTGGCTCCGTGGCTGCTGGTGGAAAACGTTCGCGTCATCGGAACGTAG
- a CDS encoding metallopeptidase TldD-related protein — translation MKDLLTKILNTAQTKFSAQYAEARAQSLSKTMFTMKEGRVEAAKQGIESGVALRVLVNGAWGFASVGSMDAAVLADAISDACAMAKAASARLKTPVALANAPAVEDRVELKPKRKPSEISIEEKIKTASTLTRATMGQDGQIKSCTVDYLDLTGNSIFANTDGSYIEQDKLYVWSRSTASAQQNGVFTFSREEIGSTAGYELFDAEPPEAIGERLAKRAVAQLDAKPPKGGVFPVVLGPNVVGVFVHEAFGHLAEADLALAGGVLSGNMGKKIGSDQVTFYDDGTIGGAFGSFKYDDEGVPAQKTLLIKDGVVAGLMHNRETAHKLNAKPTGNARAEDFRVEPIIRMRNTYMAPRDHTFEELFEGIKQGYFFKSFRGGQANFDGTFQVGIQEAYEIIDGELGAPVRDASISGNTLQTLLKVDAVGKDFQLNSGRCGKGQTAFIGDGGPHIRVSEVTVGGSA, via the coding sequence TTGAAAGACCTTCTCACAAAAATACTAAACACCGCTCAAACCAAGTTCAGCGCCCAGTACGCCGAAGCCCGCGCCCAGAGCCTCTCCAAAACCATGTTCACCATGAAGGAGGGACGTGTGGAAGCCGCCAAACAAGGCATCGAAAGCGGCGTTGCCCTACGCGTGCTAGTGAATGGCGCTTGGGGGTTCGCGTCGGTGGGCTCCATGGACGCCGCAGTCTTGGCGGACGCCATTTCGGACGCGTGTGCAATGGCGAAGGCGGCAAGTGCGCGACTTAAGACTCCTGTTGCGCTTGCAAACGCCCCCGCCGTCGAAGACCGCGTTGAATTAAAGCCAAAGCGTAAGCCCTCAGAAATTAGCATTGAAGAAAAAATCAAAACCGCTTCCACCTTAACCCGCGCCACCATGGGGCAGGATGGGCAGATTAAAAGCTGCACTGTTGACTACTTGGATTTAACTGGCAATAGCATCTTTGCCAACACAGACGGCTCCTACATCGAGCAGGACAAGCTTTACGTTTGGTCAAGGTCAACAGCTTCGGCCCAGCAAAACGGCGTTTTCACTTTTAGCCGCGAAGAAATCGGCTCCACAGCGGGCTATGAGCTCTTCGATGCAGAACCTCCCGAAGCCATCGGCGAGCGGCTGGCTAAACGTGCCGTGGCTCAATTGGACGCCAAGCCCCCAAAGGGCGGCGTGTTTCCTGTGGTTTTGGGTCCGAACGTGGTGGGGGTTTTTGTGCATGAAGCGTTTGGGCATTTGGCGGAGGCGGATTTGGCGTTGGCAGGAGGCGTCTTGTCGGGGAACATGGGTAAGAAAATTGGTTCTGACCAGGTCACGTTTTATGATGACGGGACTATAGGCGGCGCGTTTGGCAGCTTCAAGTACGACGACGAAGGCGTCCCCGCCCAGAAAACCCTGCTCATCAAAGACGGCGTAGTTGCAGGGCTGATGCATAATCGCGAAACCGCTCACAAACTCAACGCAAAGCCGACGGGGAACGCGCGGGCTGAGGATTTCCGCGTAGAACCCATTATCCGCATGCGCAACACCTACATGGCGCCGCGGGACCACACGTTTGAGGAGCTTTTTGAAGGCATAAAGCAGGGCTACTTTTTCAAGAGCTTTCGCGGGGGGCAAGCAAACTTTGACGGTACCTTCCAAGTGGGCATCCAAGAAGCCTACGAAATCATCGATGGTGAACTGGGCGCGCCTGTGCGAGATGCATCCATTAGCGGCAACACGTTGCAAACGCTGCTTAAGGTGGATGCGGTGGGCAAGGATTTCCAGCTCAATTCGGGGCGCTGTGGCAAAGGGCAGACGGCGTTTATAGGTGATGGTGGTCCACACATCAGGGTTAGTGAGGTGACTGTTGGTGGCAGCGCTTAA
- a CDS encoding type II toxin-antitoxin system RelE/ParE family toxin, whose protein sequence is MPRVNPLRHPLEGLRRVHVGSFVLIFEAIEEIKTVRLITYKYHDEAYV, encoded by the coding sequence ATGCCAAGGGTTAACCCATTGCGGCACCCGTTGGAGGGACTAAGGCGAGTGCACGTTGGGTCGTTTGTTCTGATTTTTGAGGCCATCGAAGAAATAAAAACGGTCAGGCTCATCACATACAAATATCACGACGAAGCCTACGTCTAA
- a CDS encoding endonuclease Q family protein: MHIHSRFSRATSEQMNLKEIARYAKIKGLQLVGTGDFTHPQWLSEIRQTLIPEADSGLFKLADDTDSPVYFMLTTEVCTIFDYENQNRKIHHVILTPSVEAAEQINEALGKYGSLSADGRPLLNMTAPQLVEAVMGVSGDNMVFPAHVWTPWFSLFGAFSGFDRIEDCYQDQTRHIHALETGLSSDPPMNWRLSSLDRFTLLSNSDSHSFWPWRMGREANVFELDHVTYREVIDAIKTKDTRRLKFTIETDPAYGKYHWTGHRNCDVSLSPAEARKHNSICPVCGRKLTKGVEQRVEELADRNPDYQSATSPGFMRLMPLSEIIATVVGSASPSTQAVWKAYSPLVKRFGDEYAVLIDASREDLATVVDRRMADTIVDVREGKVAVIPGYDGVYGKLDLPPAEKEAAPLQGPSAQASRFKPPRNRVQQTGLSDFW, encoded by the coding sequence TTGCACATTCACAGCCGATTCAGCCGCGCCACCAGCGAACAAATGAACCTCAAAGAGATTGCGCGGTACGCCAAAATCAAGGGGTTGCAACTGGTGGGCACAGGAGACTTTACGCATCCGCAGTGGCTCAGCGAAATCCGCCAAACCCTTATCCCTGAAGCAGACTCAGGCTTATTCAAACTGGCAGACGACACAGACTCGCCTGTTTATTTTATGTTAACCACCGAAGTCTGCACCATCTTTGACTACGAGAACCAAAACCGCAAAATCCACCACGTAATCCTAACTCCAAGCGTGGAGGCGGCAGAGCAAATCAACGAGGCACTGGGCAAATACGGGAGCCTTAGCGCCGACGGAAGACCCCTCCTAAACATGACCGCGCCGCAGCTTGTCGAAGCTGTCATGGGGGTTTCGGGTGACAATATGGTTTTTCCGGCGCATGTGTGGACGCCGTGGTTTAGCCTGTTTGGCGCCTTTAGTGGGTTTGACCGCATCGAAGACTGCTACCAAGACCAAACCCGACACATTCACGCGTTGGAGACGGGGCTGAGCAGTGACCCGCCGATGAACTGGCGACTGAGCAGCCTTGACCGCTTCACGTTGCTTTCCAACAGTGACAGCCACAGTTTTTGGCCTTGGCGCATGGGCAGGGAAGCCAACGTCTTCGAACTTGACCATGTTACCTACCGCGAGGTCATCGACGCCATCAAAACCAAAGACACACGCCGACTCAAGTTCACCATTGAAACCGACCCTGCCTACGGCAAATATCATTGGACGGGGCATCGTAACTGTGATGTATCGCTTTCTCCTGCGGAGGCCCGCAAGCACAACAGCATCTGTCCCGTTTGTGGACGGAAACTTACCAAGGGTGTGGAGCAGCGGGTGGAGGAGCTTGCCGACCGCAACCCCGACTACCAAAGCGCTACCTCGCCTGGGTTTATGCGGTTAATGCCGCTAAGCGAAATCATCGCCACCGTCGTCGGGTCAGCTTCACCCTCCACACAAGCTGTATGGAAGGCCTACAGTCCGCTCGTCAAACGCTTCGGCGACGAATACGCCGTGCTCATTGACGCATCCCGCGAAGACTTGGCGACGGTAGTTGACAGACGCATGGCTGACACAATAGTGGATGTCCGAGAAGGCAAAGTGGCAGTAATTCCGGGCTACGACGGCGTCTACGGTAAACTTGACTTGCCCCCAGCCGAAAAAGAAGCCGCGCCTCTCCAAGGGCCGTCTGCCCAGGCTTCAAGGTTTAAGCCGCCGCGGAATCGGGTGCAACAAACGGGGCTTTCTGACTTTTGGTAA
- a CDS encoding NAD(P)-binding domain-containing protein, with the protein MKVCVVGLGQIGFPVAQYIHEKGMQVWGCDINEATVEHACKMGQFEATTIWTEVPPADVYIVCVTTSQTGGHPNLKAVFDVCQNIAQKASSSALVAIESTIVPGTSRKIFTDIFHGKIKLVHAPHRYWADEPVEHGVNQLRVIGGVNEESLTASLAFYRDALGIPMHVCSSVEVAEMCKITENSHRYLQIAFAEDLKMLCAQIGMDFEDLRAACNTKWNVDIPQARDGIGRHCLPKDIKYVTSLAPSTLLNSAMQVDKEYREWLTKKTSNR; encoded by the coding sequence ATGAAGGTTTGCGTGGTTGGTCTGGGGCAAATTGGCTTCCCCGTAGCACAGTACATTCACGAAAAAGGCATGCAGGTTTGGGGCTGCGACATAAATGAAGCAACAGTTGAACATGCATGCAAGATGGGGCAGTTTGAAGCCACAACCATTTGGACAGAAGTCCCCCCCGCAGATGTGTACATCGTTTGTGTAACCACCAGCCAAACAGGTGGTCACCCAAACTTGAAGGCAGTTTTTGATGTCTGCCAAAATATAGCCCAGAAAGCCTCATCTTCAGCACTGGTGGCAATCGAAAGCACCATCGTGCCCGGCACCTCCAGAAAAATCTTCACCGACATTTTCCACGGCAAAATAAAGCTTGTCCATGCACCTCATCGGTACTGGGCAGACGAACCCGTAGAGCACGGCGTCAACCAACTACGTGTCATCGGCGGCGTAAACGAAGAAAGCCTCACGGCAAGCTTAGCCTTCTATCGGGATGCGCTTGGGATTCCGATGCATGTTTGCTCTTCCGTGGAAGTTGCCGAGATGTGTAAAATCACTGAAAACAGCCACCGCTACCTGCAAATCGCATTTGCCGAAGACCTTAAAATGCTGTGCGCCCAAATTGGCATGGACTTTGAGGATCTGCGGGCGGCATGCAACACAAAGTGGAACGTGGACATCCCCCAAGCGCGAGACGGCATCGGAAGGCACTGTTTGCCCAAAGACATCAAATACGTCACCTCCCTCGCACCCAGCACGCTGCTAAACAGCGCCATGCAGGTGGACAAAGAATACCGCGAATGGCTAACCAAAAAAACCAGCAATCGCTGA
- the tsaA gene encoding tRNA (N6-threonylcarbamoyladenosine(37)-N6)-methyltransferase TrmO: MSAITFKPIGVVHSPFKEPKNVPIQAAASNILGTIEVYPPYVEGLKDLEGFSHIILIYHLNLITNTALTVKPFLDNNLHGIFATRAPARPNPIGISNVRLTRIENNILHIQDVDIVDGTPLLDIKPYVPKFDDRAATKIGWFTQNISKLPQTKDDGRFCK, from the coding sequence ATGAGTGCCATCACGTTTAAGCCCATTGGGGTGGTGCATTCCCCGTTTAAGGAACCCAAAAATGTACCCATTCAGGCGGCGGCTTCAAACATTCTGGGAACCATAGAAGTTTACCCCCCATACGTGGAGGGGCTTAAAGATCTGGAGGGTTTCTCCCACATCATCCTAATTTACCATCTTAACCTCATAACAAACACTGCACTCACGGTTAAGCCGTTTCTGGACAACAACCTTCACGGCATATTTGCCACCCGCGCACCCGCTCGACCAAACCCCATCGGCATCTCCAATGTCAGACTAACCCGCATCGAAAACAACATCCTACACATCCAAGACGTAGACATCGTCGACGGCACCCCACTGCTGGACATCAAACCCTACGTGCCCAAGTTTGACGACCGCGCAGCAACAAAAATCGGCTGGTTCACACAGAACATCAGCAAGCTGCCTCAAACCAAGGATGACGGCAGATTCTGCAAATAA
- a CDS encoding radical SAM protein, which produces MSRYFAVVQNRKPAKFKLAQKVPAEFDPNDSLEKLWVEHQKRTAQYFRIEQENDAASSYDSLSAPEKSYFNLKLEIARRILSNCHFCSRRCQTNRTLGQIGFCGCSSDDLAVSSIFAHLGEEPELVPSGTIFTMGCTIQCKHCQNWTISQWKEKGETLNPQRLAPEVDRLHREGCKNINLVGGEPTPWLFQWLQTFTHVKANVPVVCNSNSYYSFETAQLLAGFVDVYLLDFKYGPGDCAERIANAPNYWQACTANHLEAKRYGELIVRLLVLPNHLDCCVKPILEWIAENLGTDTRVNVMFQYRPQWRAHEIPELCRTLTKTERKQSLRLAKNVGLKNLVT; this is translated from the coding sequence ACGACTCTTTAGAGAAGCTTTGGGTGGAACATCAAAAAAGAACAGCCCAATATTTTAGGATAGAGCAAGAAAACGACGCAGCTTCGAGCTACGATAGCCTTAGTGCTCCTGAAAAATCCTACTTCAACCTGAAACTCGAAATTGCACGCAGAATTCTTTCGAATTGCCATTTTTGCAGCCGAAGATGCCAAACGAACCGCACCTTGGGGCAGATTGGGTTTTGTGGGTGTAGCAGCGACGACTTGGCGGTTTCCAGCATCTTTGCGCATCTGGGAGAGGAACCTGAGTTGGTGCCGTCAGGAACAATATTCACCATGGGCTGCACCATACAGTGCAAGCATTGTCAGAACTGGACCATCAGCCAATGGAAAGAAAAAGGGGAAACGCTCAACCCTCAAAGGTTAGCCCCAGAAGTTGACCGACTCCACCGTGAAGGCTGCAAAAACATAAACCTGGTCGGTGGGGAGCCGACACCTTGGCTGTTTCAGTGGCTCCAAACCTTCACACATGTCAAGGCAAACGTTCCAGTGGTTTGTAATTCAAACAGCTACTACAGTTTTGAAACGGCACAGTTGTTGGCGGGGTTTGTGGATGTTTACCTGCTGGATTTCAAGTATGGACCGGGCGACTGCGCCGAAAGAATCGCCAATGCACCCAACTACTGGCAGGCATGCACGGCTAACCATTTGGAAGCAAAAAGGTACGGGGAACTTATTGTGCGGTTGCTGGTTTTGCCAAACCATTTGGATTGCTGTGTGAAACCGATTTTGGAGTGGATTGCAGAGAACTTGGGTACGGACACAAGGGTGAATGTGATGTTTCAGTACAGACCCCAATGGCGGGCACATGAGATTCCGGAGCTTTGCCGAACCTTAACCAAAACCGAAAGAAAACAGTCGCTGCGTTTAGCCAAGAACGTGGGCTTGAAAAACTTGGTCACATGA